AGAGCCATTTGCCTTTAGAACAGAACTGTCAGATTGTTACGAGAGCCTCCTACAGGGTTTGAGTAAAAGAGTTTTAGGCTGAGTGCAGGTGCAAACAGATGATCAGACAGACCATTGAGATGCTTGTACCTTCTTTCCAGATTAGCCAGTAGAAGTAGACCATGAAAGAGAACAGCAGACATCTCTGCTCCCTTCCCTCCTCACCGCATCTGGTGGTCTTAATGTGGACCACCTTTAGTGCTGTTTGCTGATGTGAATGTGTTTACGTTGATATAAAGAACCTGGTTTTGTTGACAACTAAGAAATGAGCTCCTTGTCAAATGCCCTCTAAGCAGACCTTGAGGCCTTCTTCCAGTCACTAACTCCATTACTGTAGCGCCTTGCTGGTGGCCCTTGTGAGCAGAGAGGAATGTCACACAAGGGTTGTTAATCTGCTCACCTCGAGTATGAATCAACTTTAGGATTACCAAAACTGGCTGTGCCTCTAGCCTTTACAACCACCAGCTGCTCTCTGCTAAGGTCAGACATTCAGAATGGGAACTCAACAAATAGTTTTGAACTTTGGGCCTGATGTTTTAGGTCAGGTCTAAGTTGTGCACAGACCCAGAGTTAAGTAGAACGAGAACAGCCAAGACCTCTTAATACAAAACCGTGTTATATTTTTCTACACTCCATTAATCAATGTCATAACTTGTGATGTAGGGCTCGGGCTTTTTTTGGTTTCAATGGTTCAGTATGCTTCACTGGATCATTATTCAGTATGGTTTTGATTCTGTGTGCCACCTGGAGAACACTGTTCACCTGTCACATTAAAAAGTCTCCAGACTGGAGGTCCCGGTGTCTTTTTAATCAAAGTCATGTTACTTTTTACACTGTTCTGTTATTGATCCAGCCCTAAAGTACAGCGTTCTGTAAACCATCTTTACCCTTCTATCAGGCATGCTCCTTCTAACACACCAGCAACCCTTCTGTAAACCATCTTTACCCTTCTACCCTGCAATCTCCATCTAGAACACACCAGCAACCCTTCTGTAAACCATCTTTACCCTTCTACCCTGCAATCTCCATCTAGAACACACCAGCAACCCTTCTGTAAACCATCTTTACCCTTCTACCCTGCAATCTCCATCTAGAACACACCAGCAACCGTTCTGTAAACCATCTTTACCCTTCTACCCTGCAATCTCCATCTAGAACACACCAGCAACCGTTCTGTAAACCATCTTTACTCTTctaccctgaaatctccatctaGAACACACCAGCAACCCTTCTGTAAACCATCTTTACCCTTCTACCCTGCAATCTCCATCTAGAACACACCAGCAACCCTTCTGTAAACCATCTTTACCTGTCTACCCTGCAATCTCCATCTAGAACACACCAGCAACCCTTCTGTAAACCATCTTTACCCTTCTACCCTGCAATCTCCATCTAGAACACACCAGCATAGAAGACCATATCACATGAAGTTTGTACACAAAGAGCAGAAGAGAACAAGGAAAATATTCAAATGAAAAGCCAAAGTACTGATAAGAGGGCAGCTAAAGCCCCTTGTGTACTTGAAATAAGCAGTCCAGGAAACAAGGAGTCATGGAGATGTACCCATGGTCTGAGTCAGTGCTTAGAGAGCACATAGTTACAGTATCTTAGTCAAGTGTGGTTGAGAGTTCCATTTCTACACAGTACGGCATCAGCAGGTCCTCCACAGAGGCTGACTGCTCTGCCCCCCTTAAGGACAGTGGAACTATGGACCTTCAGGCCTAAAGGCCCTAACTCCCTATCAAggaacaggcctctctctcctggcATGAGAGAACACATACAGGCATAAAGGCCCTCACTCCCTATCCAGGAACAGGCCTCTCTCTGGGCATGAGAGTACACATAAATCCCTAAAGGCCCTCACTCAGCAGGTCCTCAGTTCTCTAGCTTGGACAACCTAACTCCATTTTGGCAACATTATCATATCCATCTTGAGAATCCTTTTACAAAAGGTAAATTCACCAATACACTGATAGTTTTacagtttacatacagtatttattttagAACAAGTTATCACTTCCTTGAGTACCATGGGCTCCCTCAATTGAAGTCTACTGATTTCAAAACCAATGTATATGTTGGATAGATGCATACCTGAAGCCTAAGATGTTAAGGCAACAGTGTTATTCATTGAGAACGTCAGGATTGTTTTTGAAAACACCTTTTTATGAATAGCTCTGCACATGTTATTCACTGTCAGTCATCAAAAACATTAAATAGCAATTATTTATAAATTTTAAATAGAACTAGTGCAGTCTCAGTATACACGCTCAGTCATTTAGACATTGTACTGGATTGTCTTGACCAAAGACGGGTCTAACAGATTTTTAGTGCAGAACTAGGTTGTCATAAATGATCTTAAATTATGTCAAGAATCAAGGCATTTCATCTACCCAGATGATGAATGTCGTCAGAGGTACAATTCATTGTACATCTGGGTGAAACGTGGCTGTATCCAGAAAGATAAAACAGCTGAGGAGATCATCCACAGTAGATTGTATCATTTCCCCAGTGCAGAAGTACAGGTAACCTGTCATCAAGTGACCCCTTTGAACAAACACGGTCAAACAAAGAGAAACTAATTAAAGAAAAAAATCTGTGGCTTTTGTACCCATTGTTTTCAGTGCATGTTCACTAGTATCAGGAGAGGCCATGTTCAGTAGTATCAGGAGAGGTCATGTTCAGTAGTATCAGGAGAGGCCATGTTCAGTAGTATCAGGAGAGGTCATGTTCACTAGTATCAGGAGAGGCCATGTTCAGTAGTATCAGGAGAGGCCATGTTCACTAGTATCAGGAGAGGCCATGTTCAGTAGTATCAGGAGAGGTCATGTTCAGTAGTATCAGGAGAGGCCATGTTCAGTAGTATCAGGAGAGGCCATGTTCAGTAGTATCAGGAGAGGTCATGTTCACTAGTATCAGGAGAGGCCATGTTCAGTAGTATCAGGAGAGGTCATGTTCACTAGTATCAGGAGAGGCCATGTTCAGTAGTATCAGGAGAGGTCATGTTCAGTAGTATCAGGAGAGGTCATGTTCAGTAGTATCAGGAGAGGTCATGTTCACTAGTATCAGGAGAGGTCATGTTCAGTAGTATCAGGAGAGGTCATGTTCAGTAGTATCAGGAGAGGTCATGTTCAGTAGTATCAGGAAAGCAGCTCATTTGTCTTTGGACTTTTTCCCCTTAGGACTTCCTACCCTTGGGGACTTTCTACCCTTGGTGGAATTCACTTCACTCTTGGTCTTCTGTAGGCGGGAGAAAATCTCTTTGAACAGGGCCTTGTACTCTGGGGTGTTCTGGCCCAGCCTCTTGTCCACCTGGTCTACCTGCCGGCTGATGCCCTCCAGGGCCTCTGGGGTGGAGGGGGTCTGGGGCGGGGTGGGGGGTGCAGAAGCCATGGCTGAGGGGCCGGGGGTGGCCATGCTGTAGTCCTTCATGGAGGGGTCTCTAGAGACAGGGCGTGACGTCTGCACCCCCGCGTGGCACATGCCCTCCTCGTGGCGCCGGCACTTCCCCAGCAACTCCTCGTATTTCTCCAGCAGGGCGTGGTACTGCTCGTCCACTTCCCTCAGGATGGACATGCCGCGCTTGCGCACGCCGTTGGCATGGATTGCGTAGCTGCCCTGTCGCCTGCCAGAGGCGTCGCAGGCCGAGATGGCGTTGAGCGCCGTGTCGCTGCAGCTTTTCCTCACGGGGCCTCCCTGCTGCCCCCCTCCTCCTGTCCCCCCGGACTCCCccgtcccctcccctccctccttttgCCCCGGTCCCTCCTCGGGTGTGTCGGTCTCGGGGGCATTGTTGAGCAGGGTCTGCTCCAGACCCTCATCCAACAGACAGACCCGGGACCTCCTCAGCTGCTGCATCTCCTGTAGCTCCGCCTCCAGCTCCTGCACTCGCAGCTGGCAGCCCTCAGCACCCAGGAGGCGTTGTTCCATAAGCTCAAACTCCTGCAGCACAGCTGTGCactccctctctgccccctccctccgGCCCCGTTCTGCCACCATGGCGGACCTCAGGGAGGAGACCACACCTTTTAGACGCTCGTTCTCCTCGTCCAGCGGCCGGCGCTCACGCTCAGACACCAGGTCCACACTGCCGGGGTTGGCCACCAGGAAGCCATCCTCATACCTGGAGAGCGATACACCACACAGAGGAGCACAAGGATACAGCAGGGAAATTGCATTCTTATGTAATCTGAACACCATACATTCAGGTCATTTGGCAAATGTACTCAGCATACTTTCACATACAGTACTTTGGACTTTTGAGAGAGACTACATAGAGCATTGCTCTTTACTGTACTTTGGTGCAGTGCAGAGTTCTTTAAGGCAGGGGAAGGAGTGGACAGTCTTGCGTCGCTCCCGCTCCTCTCTGTGGTCCCTCAGCTCCTTCAGTGTACGTAGTTCCTCCACACGAGCTGTCATGGTATCCACCTGAGCCTGCAGTGTCTCCATGGTACCCGTCAACCtgtaagtgcacacacacacacaaaagtggaCTAAATCTTATTTGCATCACAACATAATGTACAATACTGTACCGTGACTATGCTGAGCCCGTGTCACAAAAACAACGGTGAGACGCATTTATTTACTATGAACAGTAGAAACCATTCAAGAACTAAGCTTGTTAACTCAAACTAAATATTTCTTACAAATCCTTGGTATAAACACCATGAAGAAAGAGGTCATGGTACAGTCTTACATAGAGTGAATGCTCAGATTGTAGATCATAGCAGCGAGAACAACTCGGGAGAGTATTAACCCTCACCTGTCTATCTTCTGCTGCGAGGCCTTGCTCTCTATAACCAGTTTCTCATTGGTGATCTCCAGCTCTCTGGCCGTCACGTCTAGCTGCTCGTAGACCTTGGCATGCTGCTCGTTCATCTCCCTCAGCATCTCCAGCTGCTTGGACAGGTACTGCAGGGGGAATAGACATGTGAATGAAGACATGGACCTTACAGGGAGACAATCTGAAGAGTCTAAAACGGATATAAAATAACTGGACATCTATGTTACATCAgtgcagatggagaggagaggaagctgttttagactattgagatacaCCCAATGCCAGACACTGctgtaaaaaaatacaaataattaaaATCAGTCACATAGATATGACAGGATTCCATGATGGTTAAGCAAAATAGCGTCACAATTTCCTAATTCCTGTCTACAGAAACAAATGTGGATCAACTTTATTCTTCTTCTCCAGCAGATTAAAGTGTGTGATTGGTTGAGTCGGCCATCGgctttgttgttgcctaataagGAGGCCAGTCTTTTTCGTCTAATGAGGTGGCAGATCTAGCTCAGAGTCAGAGGAGTCAGTGGGTTCCTCTCTCCCACACAGCCGCACACTAAGTAAACACACACTCTCATGCAGCTgcactctgctcctctcctatcAGAGCTCTGCAGGGTTTAATTGACTTGATGGCACGTCAAGGAGAATGTAATTGGGCTAGCCTAGAGAGAAGAGCCACTTTGCAGGATCATGAAGTGCACCGTCAGTAGTTTAAAACCCACACACTCCAGCTAACACACCAGTCCGGTGCCATGCTTGACAATATGGCCTCTCAGCAATTCAACATTTAGttgtatttttacattttagtcatttagcagacgctcttgtaCAGAGCAACTTAGTTAGCTACCTGAAGATGGATGTTCtaagtgggacaaccacataaaggcatagaaagtacatttttcctcaataaagtagctctCAGTAGAGTCAGAAAGGGGGAGGGGTCAAGTGCTTGTTCAGGTTgttttttggggtggggggggggggggggtgtcaaggTGATGAGGAGGATTATTTAAAATACTGTTTGAAGAGGTTtcagggtttcagatgttttcggaagatgggcagggcaCTTTGCAGGATCATTCATGACATgtacacacgctcacacatagTTAGTGAAAGTGGTATGATGCTATACCTCGATCTCCTGCACCTGTTCCTCATTGTTGATGTACATCTGTTGTAGGGAGTCCTCCAGCTCCTTGTTGCGCTCCAAAAGGGTCTTCCCCAGCTCAGCTGCCAGGTGCAGATCtgtgaggggacagagaggaggtcgAGAGAGTACTGGTCTGGATACagaaaaaaacaactattttaaCTCTTTCATTCACATTTCATCCACCAGTAATATTGGTAGTTCCAGCATTAGCCCAGCTCAGTTCAAGTGTTGCGTTGGACTGTTTTAACTCCATTAATGCAATGCTTTCTGGCTTTCCTTAAAGAACGAGCAATAGAGAGAAAATCCCCTCATTCAATTCCCCCTGCTGGAGTAAAAAAACATGTAATCCTCCATCTTCTCTGATTAAGACCAGCTTCTGTGATCTCTGCCAAGATGAGCTCAAGAAAATGGAGTCTGACTGCAGGGGAAAGGAGGAGGATAAGGGAGAAAACCTAGTTAGCACAGGCTCTGTCTGGAATACACAGGGCAAAACACCAA
This genomic stretch from Oncorhynchus clarkii lewisi isolate Uvic-CL-2024 chromosome 13, UVic_Ocla_1.0, whole genome shotgun sequence harbors:
- the LOC139424004 gene encoding cerebellar degeneration-related protein 2-like isoform X1, whose amino-acid sequence is MLRAGRMEEFVTEEDEPWYDQRDLEQDLHLAAELGKTLLERNKELEDSLQQMYINNEEQVQEIEYLSKQLEMLREMNEQHAKVYEQLDVTARELEITNEKLVIESKASQQKIDRLTGTMETLQAQVDTMTARVEELRTLKELRDHREERERRKTVHSFPCLKELCTAPKYEDGFLVANPGSVDLVSERERRPLDEENERLKGVVSSLRSAMVAERGRREGAERECTAVLQEFELMEQRLLGAEGCQLRVQELEAELQEMQQLRRSRVCLLDEGLEQTLLNNAPETDTPEEGPGQKEGGEGTGESGGTGGGGQQGGPVRKSCSDTALNAISACDASGRRQGSYAIHANGVRKRGMSILREVDEQYHALLEKYEELLGKCRRHEEGMCHAGVQTSRPVSRDPSMKDYSMATPGPSAMASAPPTPPQTPSTPEALEGISRQVDQVDKRLGQNTPEYKALFKEIFSRLQKTKSEVNSTKGRKSPRVGSPKGKKSKDK
- the LOC139424004 gene encoding cerebellar degeneration-related protein 2-like isoform X2; this translates as MDPSSCWWKPSDSLPLSLPDLHLAAELGKTLLERNKELEDSLQQMYINNEEQVQEIEYLSKQLEMLREMNEQHAKVYEQLDVTARELEITNEKLVIESKASQQKIDRLTGTMETLQAQVDTMTARVEELRTLKELRDHREERERRKTVHSFPCLKELCTAPKYEDGFLVANPGSVDLVSERERRPLDEENERLKGVVSSLRSAMVAERGRREGAERECTAVLQEFELMEQRLLGAEGCQLRVQELEAELQEMQQLRRSRVCLLDEGLEQTLLNNAPETDTPEEGPGQKEGGEGTGESGGTGGGGQQGGPVRKSCSDTALNAISACDASGRRQGSYAIHANGVRKRGMSILREVDEQYHALLEKYEELLGKCRRHEEGMCHAGVQTSRPVSRDPSMKDYSMATPGPSAMASAPPTPPQTPSTPEALEGISRQVDQVDKRLGQNTPEYKALFKEIFSRLQKTKSEVNSTKGRKSPRVGSPKGKKSKDK